ATGAGCAAAAAAacaaacgaagaaaaatcactCTGCCGTTGAAAGCAAAATTCCGGCAAACATAAGTGCAATAGCCTTGGAACAACAAGTTTAAAACCCAAAGTATAGAATAATTTTTTTCCTATCTTCATAAGATAATTCGTAGCTCAATTTATAGATTGAAGAAAAAACTGATCGAGATTCAAACTTGTAGCAGACAAAAACGGGTAGATAACATTAATACAAAACAGATTCAACTGATTAAATTGAAACTTGCACACTTAAATCTGAAAAAAATTGAACGGGGTGCAACTTCACAATCAGCAGAAATTTCTCGACTCTCTCAATGAACATCAAGCAAGACTAAAATCGTTAATAGAAACTGAGGAAAGGAAACCTCAAACCTCTGCATATGAAGCAAAAGctttcaaaattataaaaaaatcataagaAAAAGATATCAAACAATCGTCCTCAAATTCAGGTAAACATCAAAGTATAAAAGAAGATATCAGAGAGGGACTAGGAAAGATGTATTGATGTTGAACACTTGCCCGAAATTGAATTCAGATAAGTTTGCAATCAATGACAAGTCAACCACACTTTATTAACATCGACCATCCGAAAATTCAATTCAAAAGTACCAAATTTCAAAAGCAAAATTCATGTAAATAGAAATTAAGAATATGCATAAACATAAATGAATTGAGACAGAGATAGCAAGCATTTACCTTGGTTTAGCAGAGCCGAATAAATACTATCTATCAGAAATAATCGCCTTCTTCCTCTTTAACTCCCTCAACAAACACTTTCCTTCCTGGAGATTTTTCTGTTGCTTAAAGAACAATAAAAGCAGTGCTCTCACAGATTCTAATGGTTGCGTTTTTACAGAATCTTCAAAAAGCTGAAGGAAACTGATGTGCTTTAGACGCCCGGAAATAGAGTTATTATATTAAGCACTCTGCGTTCCATCTACCCAATTCACATTTGTACATATGTATTGTGACTcatgtaataattaaaatagtgacgCTTTTTATAATATACATGAGTCCATATTACACGTctcaaaatatatatgaaagGTCCTCTATTTAACATGTGGGatgagcaaaaaaaaattagtctgtTTTTCATCCCCAACCCGTAAATGCCAGTAAACACtacacaattttaattaaaacttgtaaataccatacaattttaattaaaacttgtaacaataatataagttcataaataaatattatcaattaaaaCATATAAATTCGTATACATCAATGTAATCTAGTCCAAACCGCTCTCATGTCAGCATAAATATTGTCCAGGTGATGAACACTCAGATCACGAAATCTATGCCATTGGctggcaatgggaggcactgaAAATCCAAGtcttaaataaagacgtatgtagtgttCATAACTCTCCAAATGACAAATGACAATCTCTCGCTCCGGTAGTCTTCCATCGTCtgaacgcatcggcagtatacTACAACATCCTAACTGTGGCGCAGTGAAAAGGAATATCACTGCATTCAACACAGATGCAGCAGCATATAAGTCATCCGGgctcaccatccagtgggatTGACCACACCCCGCTCCTGTCCATCTAATACGCGTGAGGGCATCATCTACTCGGTTCCAGAACACTGGCTTATACAGATCACGGTAGACCCGCACCTCATTTTCTATAAGCACTCTCAACAACTTCCACTCCTCTTGATTATTTGTGATGGCGCtggctaaaacacgaaatccacagttaccatctgaTACAACATCTAGGTATCTGGTAATATATGGTACGATTAGTCCCTAAACTCTAAGTAAATGTTGGTATCCGTtgatatccgcatcaaatccggGTGCAAATATGAACATATGAAGTTTGTCAGtgataatatatttactttaacattaacttatttattaCGAAAATGAAATATACCCGACATCTCATTGTTATGTATAGAGGACGATGAGCTTcggcctcgactacgactactcctcgaagTAGAAGACCGAGCACGACCATGTGCACCCTgactgtactcccatgcactcggattcCGCTTCGTAGATGAACtcccctttggtctacccctaactATGTCTTTGACCTCGGGTTCTTTGTAACTGCTTTGATCCGGGTTAATTTGATCATGGATGTAGACAGATGTGCTACACACCATTGCAGGATCTAATTTgtcaaccttttccacaagagagtGAAAAAACCGGTGATCCTCGGACCCATCACTATATACgggagcagtaactggtatgtcactcaaaccATCAAATGCAAGAGTTCTCTAAAAAGGATGGATGCGCTCCACACTAACCGACGTATTCgaatcaatatattttttaatttcacaTGCACAAGGAATaccatgagtcatgggcaacacaCATCTGCATTGATGAAACACATCCACACTCAATTCTCACATACACACCATCTCATCATACAGTACACACAAACAGTAATTTGAAACATGTAAGTTCAGGTAAGTGAAAGGAGCTACATAGTGAGACATCGCAGATCTTCATCTCGAGTCCTCAAGTGAGTATCTggttatatacagtaaaacatTACAAacctaatttattataattaaaaagattaaatttaataacagaaaaaatgtcttacttgatcgcatCAATttgagcctcaatgtccttgtgcaccttcgcccacactgtattGAGCGCACCaatagatgaattcaaccactgcttcaactgtgcatgtgaactctctACTCGACATGTTGttgtgtttcctaagtgcaacacatTGTTCGTCCACGCTCGACagaacttctccttatgcacaaGCCATGTGGTCTCCACATACTGTATCACACGAGGCCATTTGACAGAAGTATTCTTCATGCTTATCACTGCCTCCTCATATTCGGCTACTGTCAGCGCTTGaattatttttttccatttggtattcttaaaaatttctccAAAATCCTTCATTCCAATCAACTTGtctactctatcctccacatctttattaatatgccatgtaCACAACAAATGATGAGTTTCAGGAAAAACCTCACTAACCGGTCTCATCAATTCTAACTCCCCGTCAGTAGCAATGACTGTCGGATGCATATCAGAACCAAGCAAAAGCCTTCATTTTCCTAAAACCCACATATAACTACCctcagtttcatccttcatAATTGCATACGCAATCAAGTAGTTCTTGTTTGAAGGCATCATTCCAATGATCTCAAAAAATGGCATTTTATACttatttgttttatatgttgaatccataccaacaaatAAGTAGTAGGATTGGAACAGGGTGATCGAAGTAGGATGTGCCATAAAGAGGTGAGTCACACTATTGCTGCCCGGCTCCGCTTGCATACAATGTAATCAatatctatagcaagccgataaaactgatTGATTACATCCCAACCCTCAAAACTCCCAGTCCTTATTTTTTCCATGTAATTATACACACGTCTTTGGGTCGGGCAATCCTCAtggtgtttttctttaattgctacaaaaatagcacaaggctttgcttaAGCTGCACTCATTTGAcgaacaattttttttgaagcatgacttagtccgctcatctgtcgatagccctgacgatatacaaCCAATCCATAATTGTGCTGTCCTCTCTCTCCAGCAACACCATTCACCATCCAACCCCCTAATTCAGCGATTTCTAGAACCTTCAcctggaatttgcaaccacagtatTTTGTTTTCATATTCCTCCGTACTACTTCCTCCATATCCCTATCCCCAGTCCTTTGAGTATTCTTTAtaccacgagcacatttaaccaatatccatttTAACTTACCCCCTGTCTTGTTAGAAGCTATAGTTAACTCGAAGCCAAGCCGAATCaccgtctgttttgcccagttaacaaCTTCCTGGTATGTTTCAAACGTCTGTACAGGATAAAATTTCCCACTATAATCGACACCATTACTTCCGAAATCTTCTAACAGAACCTGCAAATATTAACTAACGAACATTAGACTCCATTACGATCAAATTCGGCAATATTTCGGGGCCTAAACCCATAAATTCACTTTTCTGACTACCGGGCGaatgagcatcacgccccaccttgATGTGGGGCATGATGTACGCACGCCCCACCAcaaggtggggcgtgatgttcatgcGCCCGACAGTCCGAAAGTCTTAATTTTTGCAAAaattaaaccaaaaacataaatgCTCAAACGGAAAAATACCTCGACTTCAGCGGCTTGGTCGTTCTCGTCTCTTCCCGGGGATGACGGATTGCTCGCCATTATACGTGTAACTCTGATTTTGGAAAGAAATGAGTTGGGgagagtttgagagagtttggggTTTTCAAATTTTTGCTAAGGGGCGGTATCGTCTTTTTCTGGGGCTGAGGGTGGGAAATTTGGGCTGGGTATAGTAATCCACAAAATAAACTGTAGCAAAAATACACTTGAGTGTAATATGGCGAAACACGGTATTTTTAtaatacaaaataataataaaaaaatcaaccttttttttattaattctttTACCATTTCTTACCAATTGGTAACATTTccgtttattaaaattaatattcaaTTAATTACTATCTCGCAACATTTtagttttttcaaattaatgTCCAATTAGTTAGTCTTCCGCACGTTTCAGTTTCTTCAAATTAATTTCTAATCAATTACTCATTCTTAACGTTTTAGTTTTTTCAAATTAACATCCAACTAATTACTCGTTTGTTGTAATTGTGAGTCAAAAGTTACTGATGAGAAATCAAGATCAGTCAATGTATTGACCCTGCGCTAAGAGCGGTCCCTGTGGTACACTCCAACGATCAAATTAGTAAACAATAGGGGTAAATATAGAGAGAGAATTATAGAGAGGATGTTGAGAGAGAATGTTACCTCCCTCTACTATGGAGAGTTGTGGCTCTATTTATAGGTATTGGACCCTCGGAGGCATAACGTCGCTAATGCCCCTGAGGTCTTAATTTGGTTGTGGGGTGTTCCCATGACGCGTTGGGGTTTAGTGAATCCCAATGGATCTCCTTAGCTAGCTGGCGGTCGCCTTGTATGGTCACTACGCCTCGAGAGCTTGGGAATGTGAAGGTGAGTTCACGGATGCTGATGGAGGCATTAATGTTGGAGAGGAGGGGCCTACCTAGGATCGCATTCTACACCAGTGGGATGTCAACTACTATCCAGTCAACATGGACTTCGACCAGCTTGTCGTTCTCCCTGAAAATGACCTGGAGGGAGACAATGCCCAAAATGGGGACTTTAAAGGTGCCTTTCTCTAATGCCCAAAAGGTGCCCTTCGAAGGTGCCTTCCCTGAAACGCTTTTTGTGCAGCACTACCGCCTACAACGATCGCCAGGAAAGGAGGTTCACTGAGCTGCCTGTGTCGATCAGGATGCGATAGACCATAAAGTTGTTAATGGTTAACGAGACAATGAGAGTCTCACTATGATTCGTACGAAGGGGAGGGCAGACCGACAGGGGTTCCCCAGTTGGACCGTTGGATCTTTTTTGGGCCTATGATCCCTCGAGGTGTGTTGGAGCTCCTTTGCGGATGATATAGATTTCCCATTGGTATCACAAACATTTGGAGTCCTCCAAATACGGAGGTGCGTCTCGTAGTGGCGTTCTTCCTTAAGTTGCCTGCCCCGAGGAGTTTGACCTTGGAGTAGGAGTTTTTTTGCACTCATTGAAGTAATTTTTGTACTCTTCAGTGGTATAACCACTACGTTTGTGGAACTTGCAGTCCCTACCCTATGTGGATTTAGGCGAATCCACTTGGCTTTGAAAGCCTCTATAAAGCAGACGATGAACAAGTCTTTTAGCAAGTTGAAGGGGTCAGTGTACTCAGTCTCTAACTCTCTCTACCATTATTGAGCCATTCTAACCAAGGTGGTCGGGAAGACTTTACACATGACGTGGTCTTCATTGGAGTATAGGTTGATCATGCTCATGAAGGTAATGTAATGCTCGTTTGGGTCCTCAATGCGAGTGTAGGAAGGGAGGCAAGGGGTTTTCCAATTCTTAGGAAAGTTGGCCTCAATAATCTGCTAGACTAGAGGGGTCCTGTGGCTCCGTAAAAGGATTTCTTGTCAAGGAAGCGTTGGAATCGGGCCTCCTAATCCTCCCCCTATGCTGAGGGCGTCTTCTAGGCGGCAGTGTGATGTGCCTCGAGCTACTACTGAAAGACTCACCAACGGATAAGTGTACCatgtcattatcaagtaataatctatAGAAGTCCAGGCATCGAATCCATATGATTTATATGGCAAGTACGGGACTAATCAGTTTTTTTATCGTTATTTAAGCGATGATAAGTTGATTTGAGTTTGTTTTTATACTAATCTACTCCTAGCATAACACTTAGTACCGGAATATGTCAACTTGtaggatttttctttttcctatgATGGAAAACACATTGGATCCCTTTTCCCAAATAAACATCTTAATTCATTTCATAGGATTAACTTTATGCAGCTCAAATCTTAATTGAAAAGTGGTCGGTAAACATCCTTTTTTGATGCTGTAATGgtaaattcatatatataacaTACAAAAAATGCTTACATACATAAATACATACATCAGGATCTACCCTGCTGCAACTTCCTATGCTTTTGGTTCCCCTTTACGTATCATAATTAACGAATGGAGATGGTTCGGAAAAGCATTCTCTTCCATTGCCGCGGCATTTCATCAGATCAGCATTTCAACAAGCACAACTAACTACTAAATGCTCTGAGAATTACATCAAAGAAAATCAAACATCAAGTGAAGCTGTTGGAGGCCTTGATGTTGCAGAAGCTTGAGACCTTGATTCCGAAATCTTTGCAGTTACTTCAGCAACAACAAGTTTAGTTAGAAGCAAGCCAGCAATAAGAGCTGCTCCCATTAACATTGTGAAAACTGCACTCCAGCTCTTTGCAGAAATATAACCCGTCAGCAAAGGTCCAATGGCAGCCCCAACGGAGCCTGTTCCGTCTATGATTGCTGTAACTGTTGCCAATGCCCTTGAGTTCCCTTTCAGAGAAATGTGGGTTCCAAGGTCAGCTGAGACAGCTGTTGTTATAAGAGCATAAGGTCCGTTTACGAACATGCCCGTAATCAACATAAGAGCGATGTTTGCAGTCAAGGAAACGTGTCCATAGCTTCGGTAAAAGAAGAGTGCAGGAATTGCACAGTACATGAAGCTTGCTGCTGTAATGGCTCTGGCACCTAAACGATCAGAAATATGCCCAGCTAAAATCCCCCCAACAACTCCTCCAACATCAAACAATGTTGACAAGTTTCCAGCTGCACTGCTGGATAAGTACTTCCCATCAATTGCTGTTAGATTGACAGAGACAAATGTTGGTTAGCTATGTATATAGTGGAAGCAAAATGATGCATTTGCTAACCATAAGTTCATTAAAACACAATAGAGAAATGTAGTACCTGTGTGGCTAATGTAGAAAGGAAGCCAATAGAGAAATGTGTAAGCCAccaatttggaaaagaaaaggCAAAGAGCAAATATAGCAACGCCAGGAATTTTCCATGCTTGGATGAACCCAACAGCTGATGGTTTAAACTCAGAGTCTGATCCCAATAGAGGCTCTGTAACTCCCTCTCCTGTTTTCCTTGGAGAATGCAATTCGTCTTCATCTCTCTCTGCTCCGACCGAATCGGGATGAACAGGCAAAATTAGAAACACCACCAACCCAATAAAAGCAATGAGGAGACCAGGCAAAACAAAGGACCAGCCCCATCCGTAGTTCAACATTGCAGCAGCAATCAATGACCCGGTAATATTCCCAACAGATGTGTGAGCATTCCATATACCCATAATTAGCCCTCTCTTCTTCTTACCGAACCAGTTTCCGACCACCGCAACCACCGAAGGCCATCCGGTTGATTGGAACAATCCAGCAACCATTTGCATTATCAAAAAGTAGTAAAAGTTATGTACATTTGCCCAATATCCAACACCAAAGAGACAAGTAAATATACCAGTTCCAACCATTCCTATAGTTAAAAAAATCCTCAAATCCATTCTATCTCCTATATGTCCAGAGCAGTACATCCCCATGGCATAAACAGAAAGAAATGCCAGGTCAAGTTCACCCAACAGAGATGTTCCATCTGATGCATCAAATGGAGCCCAACCATCTCCGAGTTTCCATGAAAGTTTGCTTCTTTCTACTGGTTCAGTTGTGTAATTCCATGTAAAGAGCCTTAAACCTAGCTCAGATGATTGGGGATCAAGAGTACTCTTGACAATGCTAGTCGTTTTCCTAGCGGCATGGTAGCTTGTGTATGCCAAAAATGTTACAATCAAGACAATGGCTTGATAGGTTTTGTATGAAAGTTTGCTTTTCTTTACATATTCCAGGAATTGAATTCCATGGGGCTTATTTTGAGTTCCATCAGGGGCTTCTTCTGACAGTGAACCCATATATGAAATCTTAACCCtgcaaagaagaaaaagaaagaaaaaggaagattAGTCTTTACTTTCATTTAATAGAATAAAAGCAGCAAAACAAATTGAAGAATAAAGGCTGCTAGGAGGATTCTGTAGGAATCAGAACAGATGAGCAGAAAAACAAACGAAGAACAATTACTCTGCCGTGGCAGggccactgccttgaaagcAAAATTCCGGCAAACAGAAGTGCAATAGCCTTGGAACAACAGTGTTTAAAACCCAGAGTATAGAATTGGAAAGCAAGACGTTTAACTttcagaataatttttttagtatCTTCATAAGAGAATTCATTGCTCAATTTATAGATTGAAGAAAAAACTGATCGAGATTCAAACTTGTAGCAGACAAAAACGGGTAGATAACATTAATACAAAACAGATTCAACTGATTAAATTGAAACTTGCACACTTAAATctgaaaaaaattgaatgagGTGCAACTTCACAATCAGCAGAAATTTCTCGACTCTCTCAATGAACATCTAGCAAGACTAAAATCGTTAATAGAAACTGAGGAAAGGAAACCTCAAACCTCTGCATATGAAGCAAAAGCTTTCAAAATTACCAAAAATCATACGAAAGAGATATCAAACAATCGTCTTCAAATTCAGGTAAACATCAAAGTATAAAAGAAGATATCAGAGAGGGACTAGGAAAGATGTATTGATGTTGAACACTTGCCCGAAATTGAATTCAGATAAGTTTGCAATCAATGACAAGTCAACCACACTTTATTAACATCGACCATCCGAAAATTCAATTCAAAAGTACCAAATTTCAAAAGCAAAATTCATGTGAAGGAAAACAAAGCACAATTTAAGAATATGCATAAACATAAATGAATTGAGACAGAGATAGCAAGCATTTACCTTGGTTTAGCAGAGCCGAATAAATACTATCTATCAGAAATAATCGCTTTCTTCCTCCTTGACTCCCTCAACAAACACTTCCCTTCCTGGAGATTTTTCTGTTGCTTAAAGAACAATAAAAGCAGTGCTCTCACAGATTCTAATGGTTGTGTTTTTACAGAATGTTCAAAAGATGATCAACCGGCTCCAGCAACTCCGAAAAGCTGAAGGAAACTGATGTGCTTTACACGCCAGGAAATAATCTCCCTTTGTTCCTTGTTTTTTCAGTGAGCTCCGATGTTCCTCTCCCTGTAAATATTCTCAATCTTGATTAGTCCGAAATTCCCATTCTGTCCAACTTAACATTGACATTAGCATAAAGGTAAATTTGCTTTCTCGGCTTTGATAAGACGAAATTGCCCTTGGTTTAAAACCCAAAGCGAAAATAAACTGTAGCAAAAATAAACTGGTATGATAGGACACGTAtagttttatatattataaaaaaaaatcacaatttttATCAATTCTTTTACCATTTGTCTCATTAGAATTTCGggttttttcaaattaatatccaattaattattttatcgtAATATTTCAAGTTCAATTTTTTCATATTAATGTCCAATTAGCTAATATTCTGTAACATTTTGGTTTCTTCAAATTATGTTCAATTAAATAGTCTTTAGTAACGTTtcaatttattcaaattaatgTCCAATCACTTATTTATTCTTaacgtt
The DNA window shown above is from Euphorbia lathyris chromosome 1, ddEupLath1.1, whole genome shotgun sequence and carries:
- the LOC136226671 gene encoding putative glycerol-3-phosphate transporter 1; this translates as MGSLSEEAPDGTQNKPHGIQFLEYVKKSKLSYKTYQAIVLIVTFLAYTSYHAARKTTSIVKSTLDPQSSELGLRLFTWNYTTEPVERSKLSWKLGDGWAPFDASDGTSLLGELDLAFLSVYAMGMYCSGHIGDRMDLRIFLTIGMVGTGIFTCLFGVGYWANVHNFYYFLIMQMVAGLFQSTGWPSVVAVVGNWFGKKKRGLIMGIWNAHTSVGNITGSLIAAAMLNYGWGWSFVLPGLLIAFIGLVVFLILPVHPDSVGAERDEDELHSPRKTGEGVTEPLLGSDSEFKPSAVGFIQAWKIPGVAIFALCLFFSKLVAYTFLYWLPFYISHTAIDGKYLSSSAAGNLSTLFDVGGVVGGILAGHISDRLGARAITAASFMYCAIPALFFYRSYGHVSLTANIALMLITGMFVNGPYALITTAVSADLGTHISLKGNSRALATVTAIIDGTGSVGAAIGPLLTGYISAKSWSAVFTMLMGAALIAGLLLTKLVVAEVTAKISESRSQASATSRPPTASLDV